One stretch of Schistocerca nitens isolate TAMUIC-IGC-003100 chromosome 11, iqSchNite1.1, whole genome shotgun sequence DNA includes these proteins:
- the LOC126212671 gene encoding piggyBac transposable element-derived protein 4-like, producing MSIVHVPNTRDYWREVTGTHLIKTTMTVNQYEQIRKFLHFNDNSAMIPRGEKGHDRLFKIRPIIELMRSRFQTIPVEECVSVDEQICSTKARSYLKQYMPNKPHKYGYKLFVISGISGYAYDFEIFTGDENEPEKRVTGEEDLGASANVVVRLSSILPRNMNHKLYCDNYYTSLPLLVWLHKQGIYSLGTVRRNRVPDCKLPSEAELKKMARGASVERVATVDGVDISNVVWKDNKSVLLLSTLAGQQPIHEAGRSVLLSEWERAETGR from the exons ATGTCAATAGTTCATGTACCTAATACGAGGGATTACTGGAGAGAAGTTACTGGTACTCATCTGATCAAGACAACAATGACAGTGAATCAGTATGAGCAAATACGTAagtttcttcacttcaatgacaacagtgcaatgatacccaggggtgaaaaaggtcatgatagactcttcaagataagacccataatagaattgatgagatctcggtttcaaacaatacctgttgaggagtgtgtttctgttgatgaacagatatgttcaacaaaggctagaagttatttgaaacaatacatgccaaacaagcctcataaatatggatacaaattatttgttattagtggCATATCTGGTTATGCCTACGATTTTGAGATTTTCACTGGAGATGAAAATGAACCAGAAAAAAGAGTGACTGGGGAGGAAGACTTGGGAGCAAGTGCAAATGTTGTGGTTCGACTCAGTAGCATACTACCAAGAAATATGAACCACAAACTGTACTGTGACAATTATTACACAAGTCTGCCACTGCTTGTATGGTTACATAAACAAGGAATTTACTCACTTGGGACAGTCAGAAGAAACAGAGTGCCAGACTGCAAGCTCCCTTCAGAAGCTGAGCTGAAGAAAATGGCACGAGGTGCATCAGTAGAGCGCGTCGCAACAGTGGATGGTGTCGACATATCAAATGTAGTGTGGAAAGATAACAAGAGTGTGttgttgctttctacacttgctggacagcagcctattcatgaagcagggag GTCAGTACTTCTGAGCGAGTGGGAACGGGCGGAGACTGGACGGTAA